A segment of the Lolium perenne isolate Kyuss_39 chromosome 3, Kyuss_2.0, whole genome shotgun sequence genome:
ATAAATCATAGTCAAAGTTTTAATTTATTAGCCAACGAAGCTTAAGGGCGCCTGATGGTGGAGGAAGTATATATGCCAGTCTGAGCTTAACAAAAGTGCGAGACCACTAGTCATGTAAGTGATTGGAGTATAGAAGAATTGTAATTGAGGAGGCGGTTACTGATTCGGTTACGTGCCTGTATGATGGCCACGCGGAGGACGTCTCCGCGGAGGCCGACGGCGATGGAGCCGATGGCCATGGCGGCCGGCCCGAGGGCGAACTTGAGGGCCAAACCTAGCGCCGCAAAGCTCGTCCCGCACGCCAGGATCTTCTCCTGCTGCGCCATGAACAATCCTGTAGAGAGAAAACGACGCACGTGCTCCAAAAAGTTAGCTACGTGAGTCACACTTCACAGTACAACGGAGTACTCTAGAATAATCTCTTAATCACTTTGAAAGTAAAATAATACTCCGTATCTTAATTTAAGTTTCTCTGGTAAATATTCTATATTTTACTTTCGCCTTAAACTGTTTTTTAAGTTGCTGTCGACCGCACCATGCATGCAACGTACAGATAGAACATTCATGCAGCTGTGCCTTTTGATGGATCGGTTCCTCTGTAAATATTCTGCTACTTTTTAATTCTTCGTATTTCTTTTGGGTAATTATCTATAGGAATATGTATTACTACCAGATGGGGTATTAGATACGGATTGAAACATGCAAGTAGTGATGTGAAGCTAGGGAAGCGATAACTATATATACGATACCTCAGCGATTAAGATTAACACTAGCTAGCAGTGCACATACATCTGGATAAAATGGGCACGGTTTTGCACAAGTATATATAGAGTCTATTGTTTATGGCTCACCCATACTGAACATGGCCATTCCTGTGCCTGACTTGGACATGATGAGCACCGAGTTCTCCAGGACACTTGGCAGCTCGATGTGTAGCCTGCATGCCAATTAAGCTAATTAATTCAGAAAGCACACAAAGTTATTCGAACTTTTTGGCAGGGTACCAAATTGCATTCCCtatctaccatgcatgcatttggAGAGCAGAAAAGACAAAAGACAAATTGTGTGACCATTTTCATGTTGATCGAGTGGCTCAACTTGACAACTATACTAGATTCACTGCGTTGGGGTGAATAGGGTGTTGATGGCCATATAAAAGGGAGAGGACTATACTTAATCTAAGTACTCAAAGCTGGGTTTTGATTTCGATCGAGAGGTAGCTGCAAGAAAAAATGGTAGTGCATTTCCTAGCTGATCGTGTATACGCGAGATGAGATATTAGAATAATACTGAGCAAGGGTTTGTGGAGCTAGCATTAGTTTGTTAGGGGCAATCGATCAGCATGCACGCATCTGCATGGTGAGCTACACGTCAGAGTGCACGTACCTGTTGGCAACACAGGCCCAGGTGATGCCGACGAAGCTTGCATACGTGTTCGGGTTGCGCGCCAGCTTGTGGGCCACCGTCTTCACCAGTCTCCACACCGAAGGCTTGCCGCTGACGGTCACCGCCACGACACCAGCCGCCTCATCGACGCTGCCGACGGCCGCCTCGACGTCGGCCTTGACCGGCGACTCGGGTATGGCGTCGTGGACGACGACGCTCTGCTTGGCGACGTCGACGTACATGCCGATGGCGGCCTTCCGGACCTCGAGCACGAAGAGCAGCAGCGTGAGCCAGACGATGGCCTGAAAGACAGAAAGCTGCACGACGAGCTGCTGCGCCCACTCGCCGTACATGGCTCGCAACATCGGCACTCCCACGACGAGCGAGTTCGTTAGCGTGGAGAGGGAGAAGCCGGTGATGCACCAGCTCCCGGCGGTGCCGCCCTTTCCCTTGCCGGCGCCGGAGAGGAAGAACCTGGCCCAGATGGCGATGACGGCCACGATGACGGCCTTGGAGATGACGTCCGCGGCGACGGCGCGGTAGTTGACCTCGAACGGGTCGGTGTGGAGCGTGAATTCGAACGTGAAGAAGGGGAGTGCGAAGAAGGCGACGAGCCGGTTCACAGCGTCGCACTGCTCCCGCGTGAAGATGCGCCACCACCGCACCGAGCCGTAGCCGAGGAACAGGGCGAAGTAGAGCGGCACGGTCGCGGCCAACACCTTGTACAAGTCCCCCCACCCGATCATTCTCAGATtaagcttcttcctcctctccggtgCCGGCTACGACGAGCCTTCGCAGCTTCACTTCCTGCTCCGCCTCTTTGTTGTCGAACTAATTGACTCGTGTGATCTTGTGCAAGAGATCGATCGAGCAAGAGTGTGTGCAATGCGATTTGTGGATCGCTATAGTGTGAGAGGCTGAGTATGCTGGGGTGGCGAGCTTTATAGCTAGCGGGCCGAGGAGCTGCTGAGCAAGCGGCCGTGGCTGTGTGTGGCCAGGTTTTGGACAAGTCACGGAGCTCTGTCTTGCAAGCTAGTGGGAGGCTGAAGGGACGGTTAGGTTTAAGCTGAGGGAGGGGGAGGATCTTGTTCGCGCGCTTTTGGCTGACAAATTCATTCGAATCTATGTTGCATGCGTACGCGCGTGTGTAGCGAGAGAGACATCCGTAAATTATCTGGGTTTGCTTAGCTTTGACGAGTAATCGAACTATCGAAGGAGGCGGTGAAATGGACGTGCATACACCGATACACGCGCGTGCATGCCTTCAGGTGCGTGCAACAGTAGTACGTGTGGCCGAAAGAAGCCAAGTGCGCAAGTCCGTTCGACGAGACTGAAATGGACGTACGTAGATTGTTACATACTTTCGGCTCGGGTCCATCGCTCCAGAGATCGTCACCAGCCAGTGTAGTATGTATACCTGCGTTCCTGGTTTTCACATTTTAGATCACACATCGTCTTTTTTCCGAAATGGGAGCATCGCCTCAGCCTCTGCATCGAAATGATGCACACAGCTTTTATATGATTATTTATGGTTACATATTTTCAGCAAACAATCTGATTTTATTAATAAATTTATCAACTAGGCAGAGGCGATAACCCTGTTAGGGGTATATTGGAGGCAGAAAAGCCCTGCATGGGGTGGTACATTGAGGGGGGCGAACGATGATTGGAGTACTACTCCACATCAACCAGTCAGTAATTAAGGAAACAAAAACGCTACACTTACGTATAGCTTCTTACAAAAATGTCTTACGGGAGGAGGTGGTGGGTTATGGATTCATCATGGGCCTGAAATCACGGGAGGGGAACTGTTTTGCAACAAATCTTCTGCAGCCACGTCCTCACGTAAGTCTATCCCGTAGAAAAATCACGAAAGTGTAGCATTTCTCGGAAGGAAAAGATTACATATCATAAAAGATATGCTAAATATATTCAACAACCCCCTTAATCACAACCTTCAAAAAGTTTGAGATTATACTTGAAATGTTTGAGATTCTTGACTGCTAAACCATCCGCGATTTGGCTCTTGCTGGAGATAAACCGAATGTCCAAAACTTCGTTTGCAACTCGTTCACAAATAAATTGTAAATCAATCTTAATGTGTTTTCTTCTATCATGGAAGACATGATTTGCAGACAAATAGCTAGCACCTAAACTATCACACCATAGACATGGCTTGTCCTTGAGGGTGACACCAAGTTCACCAAGCAATGCTTCAATCCATATCAAGTCTGTTGTAGCATTAGCCAAGTCTTTATATTCACCTTCCGTAGTGGACCTAGATATAGTAGCTTGTTTATGTGCACTTCATGAAATCAAATTTGGTCCAAAGAAAATAGCAAAACCTCCCGTTGATCTTCTGCATCAAGGCAGCAAGCAAAACTTCCTCTTCCTCCATGGCTCTTTCTCATCTTCCTCCATGCatattcctcctcctcctccatgtctactcatcttcttcctcctcctcctcctccatgtctactcctcctcctccagctgcTCCTTCTCCTACTCCTCCGCATGCCTCCTCTGCAtgctccgtcctcctcctcctcctcctcctcatgcaTCTACCTTCTACTCCATGCATCATCCCCCTTGCTTGCCGATCCGACGACCTCGCTAGCCCCGAGCTTGTCGCCCTACCCCGACCTCGCCGTCTCAATCTCCAGCGGCTCCACCAAGATGCACAAGAACAAAAATTATACAAAAACAAAACGCAAGAAAAATTGCAAATAAAATGGTGCCAGATCCATATTTCAAAAATAGTAGTGATGCACCTAGTTTATAACAATGGTGCACCAGGTAGGACTAGGAATGGCTCACCTAACAGCTAGTAGTGGCACCAGGTGGTGAGCCACTAGTACATGGCTTACCAGCACcatttggtgcgccactactagcactTAGCAGTGACGCGCTAGTAGTGGCACACCACTGGTACCCAAAAGTAGTGTGCCactgctaggccttttcctagtagtgtaataTGTGTGTGGTGTTGGTGCATTGTGATAGGGTGCCAACTTCTGGTGGGAAGGCGCTGGTGCTTGTTCTTTTCCCTGTCGGGTAAGAACAAGCTATGAATGGTggaaaatagaaaagaatcgCCGCCTCGATCATTATCTCCTTGTGCGGGAGAGGAAGAAACCAAGCTTATCTCGCTCTAGCTTCTGATGTTTGTGTGTGTATTTTTTCTTGGTCGCTTCTTTGTATTGTCCTTCTCCCTCTGGTAGAAGGCCCTATTTATTCTACAAGGGAGTGGTCTCGCTCGTGAAGGAGACGAGGCCACGTCCTCCTTTGTACAAAAAGTAGGTGTATCGGTATGTGACCCCACAACGGAGAGCCCTTTCCGTACGACGAGACGTGTCGCACAATGTACCGGTGTCACGGTAAAGGACGAACCCTAAGGTACAAGCCCTTACCTTGGAGTTTGGGGCATTAGGAACTGACGTAGGTGTGCTCTCCTTTTTGCGTGACCCTTAAGTGAATCAGTGTCACCCTTACGTGACCGAGTTGTCTAGTCGTCCAACTTCCCTTGGGTGACGCGGGTTCTAGAGTGGCCCAATGGAAGCTGATGTGGCTTCCCATGGTCCATCTTCTTGTCGAGCCTTTCCGGGTTGCGATGGAGGAGATATCAGCCTCCTGTCGAGATCTTTCGCCTTCTTCGGATACTTGTTTGGGAACCCCGTCAGTATCCCCCTAGCATTGAGATGGCTCGAAGAGGTACCCTAAGGATAAGATATCGCACGAATTTGGTTTTGTCTGCCTCTTGCCGTCGGTGTTAAAGTATCTTGACGTGACCTGTCAGGGAGTAGGACTTTGAATGCTCTTCTTGGAGATACAGAGTTGCATCGAGGTTGATGAAGGATCTTCCCAAGgtgcttggtggaggcatttaagGTAGTTTACTCCTTTTAAGGAAGGTGGGGAGATGAGTTTAGGATCCTATTAGCACCACTTCCCCTTTTTTTCTAGGCGCAATGTCCAACAACAATGGTCTCTCGCAATCCAGTTTGTTGCAGGCAGATCCTTCATGGGGACGTAGCGCAATGTCAAAGGTTGAAGTAGCCACCTCCGcggatcaagatgatgaggtggaTTCCTTTCCGCTAGGGGAAGATGCCCATTGGCGTATTTCTAGACTTGCTGGCTCCGATCCACGAGCTGGGGATCAGATGTTGTTCACCAACTTCTGTCTCGAGCGTTGGGATGGAGCACTCAAGATGGTTAAGGATGTCGTAGATGGGAATCCCTATATGTCGAAGATGATGGATGATCTTGACGATGCCCTGGAACTTCTTCAAGGTTGAGCTATCGAAACGGTTCAGACCTCCTCTTGAGTTTCTCGTCGGTGTGCATGATGATCACGCCACAGCTATCTAGATTCTTAGGTGCCCGAACCAATGCATGGATGATGACTTCAAGAAGGTGAGGGAGGCGCTAGGGATACCTCCTCTCGACATTCCATGACCTGGTTGTTTCTATTCTTACGATGAATAATTACAATTATTAATCTGGTATATGTCGGGTCGCAAATGTAAGGATAACGAACTTCATCCCCTCGGGCATagcctatatgttgtgtttgctcGATGATTCCCTGTATCTTTCTTAGGATTCTTCACCAAACCTTATTGTTATTAGCCAGGCTATGTTTACACAAACGGCCAACCACAATGGGGGCTCGTCATTGTACTCTTGTACTCGAGGGTGTAGGGCAAGACCTAGCTAGAGGCCACCATCATCCCGTCAGACATTCCTTTGTTTTTTCGTATGAATCCCGCCTTGACTTTGAGAGTTTATGTCGACCTATCGTATCCCTAGGGCGTAGACTAGCGGTTAGAGTCATAGTTGCATGGGCCAAGGTCGGGCATATTACTTGTCTCAGGAACATCTAGCAAGCCAATCTGGTGCCAGTGCTGAGTGCGATAACTGGAGTGAGTTACCTATTTAGCGAGGTGAAGGGGAGCAATGAGCGTGTGTGGCTGCTTGGTGGCGAGATGTACTCCTTCCGCCATGCCTTGACCCATTGATgtatacgcacgcttctattcctatagacagtgttgggcctccaagagcagaggtttgtagaacagcagcaagtttcccttaagtgaatcacccaaggtttatcgaactcagggaggtagaggtcagagatattcctctcaagcaaccctgcaattaagatacaagaagtctcttgtgtccccaacacacctaatacacttgtcagatgtataggtgcactagttcggcgaagagatattaaaatgcaggtggtatagatgaatatgagtggtaataacaatctgaaataaatatggcagcaagtaaacatgcagtagaacagtaagtaagcgatgtttgcagtattggaaacaaggcctagggatcatactttcactagtggacactctcaacattgatcacataactgaataaataaatgctacactctcttgttggataacaaacaccattcattgtgtagggctacaaaagcacacctcaagccagagttaacaagctccacaacttcataaaggaaacacacatgatgcgcacaccgtcaccgtcacaccgtggagagtgaatccggagttcatattaaagtaacctctagagtgtatAATAGTGCTACTCTGGATAACTCTCCTAATGGAATCACTAACCgtgtagtggctacaaaagctccactcagagttcatcaagtacttgacaaacaccactcatagggatatccacgtcaaatcataaatccaagataatatatttatcatagtgatagttaacttcacaatctacaagagatcacaatcataacctacgccaagtactacatgatgcacacactgtccacattacatcatgaaggaggaatagactactttaataacatcactagagtagcacatagatgatatgcaactagatcacaaagctcatgttcacataaagatcacatgggagagagagatgaaccacatagctaccggtacagcccttagcctcgagggag
Coding sequences within it:
- the LOC127345374 gene encoding probable auxin efflux carrier component 5a is translated as MIGWGDLYKVLAATVPLYFALFLGYGSVRWWRIFTREQCDAVNRLVAFFALPFFTFEFTLHTDPFEVNYRAVAADVISKAVIVAVIAIWARFFLSGAGKGKGGTAGSWCITGFSLSTLTNSLVVGVPMLRAMYGEWAQQLVVQLSVFQAIVWLTLLLFVLEVRKAAIGMYVDVAKQSVVVHDAIPESPVKADVEAAVGSVDEAAGVVAVTVSGKPSVWRLVKTVAHKLARNPNTYASFVGITWACVANRLHIELPSVLENSVLIMSKSGTGMAMFSMGLFMAQQEKILACGTSFAALGLALKFALGPAAMAIGSIAVGLRGDVLRVAIIQAALPQSITSFIFAKEYGLHADVLSTAVIFGMLVSLPLLVGLYIVLELIR